A single window of Methanoregula sp. DNA harbors:
- a CDS encoding RNA-processing protein has product MQSCWFGDIGDGTCRPCTGNAQALAERVITLHTSMEQYVPFDWKAALDCGFCRDRADYLSQLRTVCMLIAEMKIREKYRSRDTELLQMTRTLDELDTVINLLTERVVEWHQIRQPSFSRKYRRTPAPSIVRMIARRSGGGLGRVTGDIERLSETRTVLAREVSARADEVMPNCSALIGGLVAARLLLQAGGLEPLARLPGSAIQVLGARTALFSHLRSHTPAPKHGIIFQHRRVHNAPRELRGKVARVLAAKLAIAARLDFYRGVTDPAFLEQAQARIDTAGEVP; this is encoded by the coding sequence ATGCAGTCCTGCTGGTTTGGAGATATCGGGGATGGGACATGCAGACCCTGCACCGGGAATGCACAGGCCCTTGCTGAACGTGTCATAACACTTCATACCAGCATGGAACAATACGTCCCTTTTGACTGGAAAGCGGCGCTGGACTGCGGTTTCTGCCGCGACCGTGCCGATTACCTCTCGCAACTGCGCACAGTGTGCATGCTCATCGCCGAGATGAAGATCCGGGAAAAGTACCGGAGCCGGGATACCGAACTGCTCCAGATGACAAGGACGCTGGATGAACTCGACACGGTCATCAACCTGCTCACCGAACGTGTGGTGGAATGGCACCAGATCCGGCAGCCGTCGTTCTCCCGGAAATACCGCAGGACGCCTGCGCCCTCCATTGTCAGGATGATTGCGCGGCGTAGCGGGGGCGGGCTCGGCAGGGTGACGGGCGATATTGAGCGCCTGTCTGAAACCCGCACCGTGCTTGCACGCGAGGTGTCGGCGCGGGCGGACGAGGTCATGCCGAACTGCAGCGCCCTTATCGGGGGGCTGGTTGCCGCCCGGCTCCTCCTGCAGGCAGGTGGCTTGGAGCCGCTGGCACGATTACCGGGAAGTGCGATACAGGTGCTTGGTGCACGGACTGCGCTCTTCTCCCACCTCCGTTCCCATACGCCGGCACCCAAACATGGCATCATATTCCAGCACCGCCGTGTTCATAATGCACCACGGGAGTTACGGGGAAAAGTCGCCCGCGTGCTTGCCGCAAAGCTTGCAATCGCCGCCCGCCTGGATTTTTATCGGGGTGTCACAGACCCCGCATTTCTTGAACAGGCACAGGCGCGCATCGACACTGCCGGTGAGGTACCATGA
- a CDS encoding DUF1614 domain-containing protein, translated as MNGIFRISPTGPLPLITIILLIGLFILIIPLLILGLAGAAFSRLGFSWIEATAVILLMLLGSFVNIPIWTFRGSRQITDTGTPVVFDAFTGEPVPDDRLSTGLFLNLGGAVIPSAVTLFLLYQFHHLAGESLLLQVCAAIIIVATITGVSTRVIPAYGIRAPILIPAVSAIVSGILLTGNIGLSAAVVAFAGGTMGILVGATLSAINAIRKTGIPSVSIGGTGMFWAVFFCGLLAALIA; from the coding sequence ATGAACGGAATATTCAGGATCTCACCAACCGGCCCTCTGCCCCTCATCACGATCATCCTGCTCATCGGGCTGTTTATCCTTATTATCCCACTGCTTATCCTTGGTCTTGCCGGTGCAGCGTTCAGCAGGCTCGGGTTCTCGTGGATTGAGGCGACTGCCGTCATTCTCCTGATGCTTCTGGGAAGTTTTGTGAATATCCCAATCTGGACGTTTCGCGGTTCCAGGCAAATAACAGACACAGGAACACCAGTCGTGTTTGATGCATTCACCGGCGAACCGGTGCCTGATGACCGGCTGTCAACCGGGCTGTTCCTCAACCTTGGCGGTGCGGTGATCCCGTCTGCCGTTACTTTGTTTTTACTCTATCAGTTCCACCATTTGGCAGGGGAATCGCTGCTCCTGCAGGTGTGTGCTGCAATTATTATTGTCGCAACCATAACCGGGGTTTCAACAAGGGTCATACCCGCGTATGGCATCCGTGCACCGATCCTCATTCCCGCAGTTTCTGCAATTGTATCCGGGATCCTTCTGACTGGCAACATCGGGCTTTCCGCCGCCGTTGTCGCATTTGCAGGAGGTACTATGGGAATACTTGTTGGCGCTACCCTTTCTGCAATCAATGCAATCAGAAAAACCGGCATTCCGTCGGTCAGTATCGGAGGAACCGGGATGTTTTGGGCGGTCTTTTTCTGCGGGCTCCTTGCTGCGCTGATTGCTTAA
- a CDS encoding fibrillarin-like rRNA/tRNA 2'-O-methyltransferase: protein MIWMDGVLVSRGEGGVYGERMLGDARIWDPYRSKLSALFYLGKGIELGKDMRVLYLGAAHGTTVSHVADYTDVVYAVEFAPRPMQDLLEVARRRANVVPIMADAAQPDQYAPLLEQVDLLYQDVAQPDQAAIALRNRIFLKPGGTLLIMLKTRSVDTRREPALVFDDTVSKLGLGGLTVKDSTWLAPYHHDHAAIICVKQ from the coding sequence ATGATCTGGATGGACGGGGTCCTTGTTTCGCGGGGGGAGGGGGGTGTCTACGGCGAACGGATGCTTGGCGATGCCCGCATATGGGACCCGTACCGGAGCAAACTCTCCGCGCTCTTCTATCTAGGAAAAGGTATCGAACTCGGAAAGGATATGCGGGTGCTCTACCTCGGCGCCGCCCATGGGACGACCGTCTCCCACGTCGCCGATTACACGGACGTGGTGTATGCTGTCGAATTTGCACCACGCCCGATGCAGGATCTCCTTGAAGTCGCGCGCCGGAGAGCAAATGTGGTGCCGATCATGGCGGATGCTGCACAACCAGACCAGTATGCCCCGCTGCTTGAACAGGTCGACCTCCTGTACCAGGATGTTGCCCAGCCCGATCAGGCGGCAATAGCACTGCGGAACCGAATTTTTTTAAAACCCGGGGGTACACTCCTCATCATGCTCAAAACACGGAGTGTTGATACCCGCAGGGAGCCGGCTCTCGTGTTTGACGATACCGTGTCAAAGCTTGGTCTGGGGGGATTGACCGTTAAGGACAGCACATGGCTTGCACCGTACCATCATGATCATGCCGCGATCATCTGCGTAAAACAATAA
- a CDS encoding tripartite tricarboxylate transporter permease, translating into MIEILVGVGLGVALGTLSGILPGIHANTLAGVLLSLQVAILPVIGPLALAATMFAALITHTFVDAIPTTFLGIPDADTALAVLPAHALCLEGNGEEAVRIAALGSACAMIIAVPLSVLCYFFLPALQPFFDWGIGLILVAVIGYMIVTSESPGWALALFGISGILGIFTLHYGFLGWHSLGGTSALLMPLLTGLFGISVLLVASQGIMPAQKFNGIALEPGSVARGSAIGTVAGIAVGWLPGLSNATANGVLASVIGYDKDRRSYILATSAANTANAFIGLAALFALSRMRNGVMVALSGIPLPPASALFVAGVVAACAAYVITVTLSRSAHRLGGIEGRWLNSAVIVFVAAICLLLTGPFGIFILLLATLTGLVPHMVNVPRMYCMGAVMLPVMLYSFGIGGI; encoded by the coding sequence ATGATTGAGATCCTCGTGGGTGTAGGGTTGGGGGTTGCACTGGGCACCTTGAGCGGGATACTCCCGGGCATCCATGCCAATACGCTCGCGGGAGTCCTTCTGAGCCTGCAGGTCGCCATCCTTCCTGTTATCGGCCCCCTTGCGCTTGCCGCAACAATGTTTGCAGCCCTTATCACCCACACCTTTGTCGATGCCATCCCGACAACCTTTCTCGGGATCCCTGATGCGGACACTGCACTTGCGGTACTCCCCGCCCATGCACTCTGTCTTGAAGGAAACGGAGAAGAGGCCGTGCGCATTGCCGCACTGGGGAGTGCATGCGCGATGATCATCGCTGTGCCGCTGTCGGTGCTCTGTTATTTTTTCCTCCCGGCACTCCAGCCCTTCTTTGACTGGGGGATCGGGTTGATCCTTGTCGCCGTGATCGGGTATATGATCGTGACCAGCGAATCGCCCGGGTGGGCGCTTGCGCTGTTTGGGATATCCGGCATCCTTGGGATATTTACCCTCCACTACGGATTTCTTGGCTGGCATTCCCTTGGTGGCACAAGCGCACTGCTTATGCCCCTTCTCACCGGCCTGTTCGGGATCTCGGTCCTTCTGGTGGCATCGCAGGGTATAATGCCGGCCCAGAAATTCAACGGCATCGCTCTTGAGCCCGGATCCGTGGCCCGGGGTTCAGCGATCGGGACGGTTGCCGGTATCGCGGTAGGCTGGCTGCCCGGGCTCTCAAATGCGACCGCAAACGGGGTGCTGGCATCGGTCATCGGGTATGATAAGGACCGCCGGTCGTATATCCTTGCGACAAGCGCGGCGAACACAGCCAATGCGTTTATCGGGCTTGCAGCGCTCTTTGCCCTCTCAAGGATGCGCAACGGCGTCATGGTGGCGCTCTCCGGGATCCCGCTTCCTCCGGCAAGTGCCTTATTTGTTGCCGGGGTGGTCGCAGCCTGTGCTGCTTATGTGATCACCGTGACCCTTTCGCGTTCTGCACACCGGCTTGGCGGGATTGAGGGGCGGTGGCTGAACAGCGCGGTGATCGTGTTTGTTGCTGCAATATGTCTTTTGTTGACCGGGCCGTTTGGGATTTTTATCCTCCTTCTTGCAACCCTTACAGGGCTGGTGCCGCATATGGTCAATGTCCCGAGGATGTACTGCATGGGAGCGGTGATGCTGCCGGTGATGCTCTATTCGTTTGGGATCGGGGGGATCTGA
- a CDS encoding thymidylate synthase has protein sequence MRLIRAPSIGKAHEQVVKMILEKGWVLRTEDDEATIEFEEVAMQVDTPLAEPVVSPHSRFQQRFVEQYARDLLQGSKASFEYDYHGRLFDWGERLTSQGKDVHVDQIAYIIEKLKTSKNSRRAIALTWNPVIDEQLDDCPCLQLVQCVLRDGAPMKLHDDNVLSSCKLHMRVVFRSNDMLTAAGANMYALVQLQKFISGHLGVPCGTYTHISLVPHIYYLRDVNDIEPFCGKGALIQPVAEVCRACNGCKRATAV, from the coding sequence ATGAGACTGATCCGGGCACCCTCGATCGGCAAAGCGCACGAACAGGTAGTCAAAATGATCCTCGAGAAGGGGTGGGTGCTCCGGACAGAGGATGACGAGGCAACCATCGAGTTCGAAGAAGTAGCAATGCAGGTGGACACCCCGCTTGCAGAGCCGGTGGTGAGCCCGCACTCCCGGTTCCAGCAGAGGTTCGTGGAACAGTATGCCCGTGACCTGCTGCAGGGTTCAAAAGCATCGTTTGAATATGATTATCACGGCCGTCTCTTTGACTGGGGGGAAAGGCTCACAAGCCAGGGAAAAGACGTCCATGTTGACCAGATCGCCTATATTATCGAAAAACTCAAAACATCCAAAAATAGCCGGCGGGCAATTGCATTAACATGGAACCCGGTGATCGATGAGCAGCTCGATGACTGCCCGTGCCTCCAGCTCGTCCAGTGCGTGCTGCGTGACGGGGCGCCCATGAAACTCCATGACGATAATGTATTATCGTCATGTAAACTACACATGCGGGTGGTGTTCCGGAGCAACGACATGCTCACCGCCGCGGGCGCCAACATGTACGCACTTGTCCAGCTCCAGAAATTCATCTCCGGCCATCTCGGGGTGCCGTGCGGGACTTACACCCATATCTCCCTTGTCCCGCATATTTACTACCTCAGGGATGTAAACGACATCGAACCGTTCTGCGGCAAAGGGGCGCTCATCCAGCCGGTTGCAGAGGTATGCCGTGCCTGCAACGGGTGCAAGAGGGCAACAGCGGTATGA
- a CDS encoding uroporphyrinogen-III synthase has translation MKIAVTRLAGKEGSDAARCAKYGHVCYSVHPLVSEVKQGAVTAFAEAVERGDFDCLFFTSALPAKIIAPLLNRFPRVIAIGPQTAKELRSYEIECETLPSFYSRDFVPYLGAWIGGKHIGIPRADVPNPDLLGAIAAAGGIAHEFRCYSLEPTGQPLPLNGADAVLFTSAMSHAKAVWTPREGLLVMAIGEVTAAAMHMKGMVPAVVGDGSLEGTLEAFNSYLKKKEN, from the coding sequence ATGAAGATCGCGGTCACGCGCCTTGCGGGAAAAGAGGGGAGCGATGCGGCACGGTGTGCAAAATACGGGCATGTGTGCTACAGTGTCCACCCGCTTGTTTCGGAAGTGAAGCAGGGTGCAGTCACCGCATTTGCCGAAGCGGTTGAACGGGGGGACTTTGACTGCCTGTTCTTCACCAGCGCCCTGCCGGCAAAGATTATCGCACCGCTTCTCAACCGGTTCCCACGGGTGATCGCAATCGGCCCGCAGACGGCAAAAGAGCTCCGGAGCTATGAGATCGAGTGCGAAACCCTCCCAAGTTTTTATTCCCGGGACTTTGTCCCGTATCTTGGTGCATGGATAGGAGGTAAACATATCGGGATTCCCCGTGCTGACGTCCCGAACCCCGATCTGCTCGGCGCGATTGCAGCTGCCGGAGGGATCGCACACGAGTTCAGGTGTTATTCACTCGAACCAACCGGCCAGCCCCTGCCCCTTAATGGTGCGGATGCAGTGCTCTTCACGAGCGCCATGTCGCATGCAAAGGCAGTGTGGACTCCACGCGAAGGGCTCCTTGTCATGGCAATCGGGGAAGTCACGGCAGCAGCAATGCACATGAAGGGAATGGTGCCAGCCGTTGTCGGTGACGGATCACTGGAAGGTACGCTTGAGGCATTCAACTCATACCTGAAAAAGAAGGAGAACTGA